A window of Hordeum vulgare subsp. vulgare chromosome 5H, MorexV3_pseudomolecules_assembly, whole genome shotgun sequence genomic DNA:
GATTGTGTCGCTTCTTGGACTGGGTTGCCTTAAGGTGGGTATTCTGGGGAGAATGTGAGAATCGTCATAGTAGGGGGGCTTATCGCGTTGCTTATTACAATCTTGATTTAGATTGTGCTGCAGTCCTCATGTTGCAAATGTGGGATCTGGCCATCGTCTGCAATGGCAGTTCAGACTTCAGAGCTTTTATGTCGACAAGTAATGTAGGCTAACGAGGATGTTGTTTCTTGTTAATTGTTATATCCACTCTTCAACCCCAAAAGGTTATTGCCTAAAGACAGAGGTTATTAGCCTTTTTTGAATAGTCCGAGCAATTGAGCTTGCAAGACTCTGCTAGTTCCATCGCATTTGCATGACAAGGCAGTTAATTGATATCTCAGGGGAGCTCAGTCTGTAGAGAGTTAACTAACAATGGATTTTTATTTTCTGGATAAAAGGGACCGAAGTAACCACTAACCAACAAACCCTTCTATGCTTACATCCCAGGCTACACCAAAAAGGAATCTTGCTAAAACCATTTGCAGTTACAGGTGTTTTTGTTTTGCTTATTGGCTGCTGCTAGGTTGTTTTCTAGGCAAGTATTGGTCATAACTGGTGCGATGCTGGTGAGAATTCGGGACATGGTTGGTAGGCATTCTGGTTGCTTAGTGGCTGCCAACCCAGCCAAAGATTTGCTATTTCTTAGGAAAACTCACCGTTGCCAATTTCTATTGTTGGACAGACTTTTTTTTTCACTTGCAGAGTTGGAAGCCCATTGTTCTTCATGACTTAATTATGTAGTGTAAATAGCAATGATGTGTATTCCGTAAAACTGGTGgttatatcaaatcatgcaagatcGATGGTTCACAGATTTGTATTTTTGTTTGCAGTAATTTGCCATTACTGCGAGGAACGAAACCTTCTTAACAGCCGAATGTGTTTTACTATTACTTTTATTTACAGATAAAGTTCTCACTTTATCAAGATTCGGCCTGTATCTGTGTTATTTACCATGTTGTCATATATCTGTGTGTTACGAATGATTGTTCAGGGATTGAGTTCAACAAAGTTGTTTCATTCACAAAAGCACTGTTGTATCGCACGATGAGTGTTGAACATGCACCAGTACCCTGTTTTCTTCACTGCGACATAAGCAATATGTCTTGTCTTGAATTTCAGTCAtttaggtttagttttttttttcttttttgagaaCAGGTTTAGATTTTATGATTtaatgttgcatgtttcttgcttATCTAATGGCCCATCGTTCCGCGTTTTAATTATTTCTAGGAACATCTCGAGGACAAGCATCTCAGGCAAATCCTACTGGAGTCTGAAACTTCTCCCTCTTATGCCCAGCTTGATCCCAATTCTTCGTCAAGACAAGGTTCCGCCCCTTCAAAATGACAGTCTTGTGCTAACAACATGGTCGAGTTCTTTGCTTGATCAAAATTCAGAGATCATTGGTAGAGTGAACCACAAAGTCTGTATTTAGATACATGTTATGTCCCTGGATCATGTCGATTTCAGCTCATGAGATTAACTTCGTAAAATTTGCTTGGATCTGACTGTACCCAACTCACAAAGTGTACTCAACCAAGCAATAGTTTGTAATACTGAGCAGTTCTGGATTATGAAATTAGTTGAATAGTATCAGCTGTCCAGGTTCTGTAACACTGTTTCGCGCACGCTTCCTGTAGCCAAAGGATGAGATGTAGATTAAGTCTGATCATGTGCTGTGATGAGAAACAAATCACTGATAGTATTTCGAATAAGTAGACAGAGGGAGGGGGGTTGCATAAGAGCTGATACATGTGTGTTGTACAATAGCAGCGAGGGATGAAGAACAGCCAGGTGCTCTACTCTACTCCTCCATCCTGATGACGCAGCGCAGGCCTTCCCCCCTGAGCATGAGGTCGAAGGCTGTGTTGATCTGCGAGAAGGGCAGGCTGTGGGTGATGAACTTGTCCAGCTCCAGCTCCTTCCTCATGTACATGTCGACGACGCCGGGGAGGCCGGTGCGCGGCTTGTAGTTGCCGAAGAAGGTGCCCCTGAGCGTCCTCTCGTTGAGGAAGTTCATGGGGTGGGTCTTGAACACCGCCTCCTTGTGCGCCACGCCCCACCCCTGCTCCCATCATCAGGCCATAGCATTAGTTTCAGGATTCAGTTTCAACTTTGAAGCAGAAGAAGCAAGGTGGTCATCGTATGTACGTCGTGCACGCATTCAAAGGCGGATATCATGGCGTCGGCGTTGCCCGTGCACTCCACCGCCCGGTTGACTCCTCCATCGGTCATCTCCACGATCACCTGTGGCGGCACCACCATTGATTGGACTGTCAGGATTTGATTTGGCGCAAGGTTCTTGTGTACGAATGTCATGAACAAAAGGGAGAGATCGATGCATATATGCATGTATACCTCTTGCACCGGCTTGGTGTGGTCTTTGGGGTTCACAAAGTCGGTGCAGCCAAATTTCTTAGCTGAAAAACAATGGACATGCATGGGGTTGCAAGGTTGAGTCGGTGTGCTCCGATAACTTTTGGCCAAGATGGGTGGAGtatttttttttccttcttcctgAATATCGATGGCAGTGGCAGATTATCATGCGTACCTTGTTCGTGTTTTGCAGGGTTCAAGTCCACGCCGATAATCCTTGATGCGCCGGACATCCTGGCCCCTTCCATGGCCTGATCATGCATGTGTCAGATACGCAGCAATTTTGGCATGGTTATAGCACACAATTCTCATCGAAATCAAACAATATTTCCTTGAGGAATACTTACAGCGAGGCCTACAGCTCCAAGACCGAAAATCGCCACCGTCATACCCTTCTTCGGTTTCGTGACGTTGAGCGTCGCACCGAGCCCTGAATTGGAGGCGTGACAACTTAGTAGTTCCACCAAATATGTTGATTTCACCGGCTGGGAAGATTTCCATACGTGTAGGTATAGATATAATGATAGATTCTTACCGGTCGAGATACCACAGCTAAGGAGGCAGACTTTGTCGAGGGGCGCCTCGGGGTCGATCTTGGCGACGCACCCGACATGGATCACGGTGTACTCGCTGAAGGTGGACGTCCCGAGGAAGTGGAAGATGGGTTTCCCGTCGATGGTGAAGCGGGACTGCCCATCGTCAATCATCACGCCACGGTCGACATTGATCCTGAGGAGGTCACAGAGGTTGCTCTCCTCTGACATGCAGTGGGCACACTCCTTGCACTCTCCGGTGAACACCGGGAGGACATGGTCTCCCGGCACCAGCTCCGTCACGCCCTCGCCAACGCTCTCCACAATGCCGTGAGCATACAAATCATAATTCAGGTGAGGATTCAAGCTAGTAGATTTCATCAAGTAATTAACAAATACTTCCTTCGTTTTATAATATAATAGCGTTTTTAACACTAGGGAGTAGAACTTAATACAGGGGAAAGAGAGTGGGAACTAAGAGAGAGGCAAAAGGTGAAGATGGATACCCTCCAGCTTCATGGCCCAAGATCCTAGGGAAGACCGGAGTTTGGCCCTGCCCAAATCCAAGCAGCACGTCACCAACACCCACTGATCCATCCATCCATTCAGATGAAGTAATTTGAAAACACAAAAGTGGTACGTTCGCCTCCCA
This region includes:
- the LOC123396696 gene encoding alcohol dehydrogenase 2 — translated: MATAGKVIKCKAAVAWEAGKPLSMEEVEVAPPQAMEVRDKILYTALCHTDVYFWEANGQTPVFPRILGHEAGGIVESVGEGVTELVPGDHVLPVFTGECKECAHCMSEESNLCDLLRINVDRGVMIDDGQSRFTIDGKPIFHFLGTSTFSEYTVIHVGCVAKIDPEAPLDKVCLLSCGISTGLGATLNVTKPKKGMTVAIFGLGAVGLAAMEGARMSGASRIIGVDLNPAKHEQAKKFGCTDFVNPKDHTKPVQEVIVEMTDGGVNRAVECTGNADAMISAFECVHDGWGVAHKEAVFKTHPMNFLNERTLRGTFFGNYKPRTGLPGVVDMYMRKELELDKFITHSLPFSQINTAFDLMLRGEGLRCVIRMEE